A genomic region of Salvelinus alpinus chromosome 12, SLU_Salpinus.1, whole genome shotgun sequence contains the following coding sequences:
- the LOC139535338 gene encoding protein FAM83A-like, producing the protein MMSSEALRPTQNSGRKALGKLANRLEEVKNPWRQGSTLELSHNEAARLATDALLESGEKEYRRVLTEERELNFLSPLEIHYITENAAKNCSSDNSSNGTEGDIWEGDTVSELTSGTYFPMMSDEEPPMLELGWPENPQRYGPSETQIYFQRDKTHNVKDLIRSLINKAKRVIALVMDLFTDVDLLCDLMEASNKRKVPVYILLDEKNLNYFVDMCAALDIQNSHLGNMRIRSVCGDTYCTKSGKKFTGQVQEKFMIIDCEEVIAGSYSFSWLSAQVHSNMVMHFSGQITESFDREFRCLYADSQIIDRFHNPDEEGSITQNPLPYYPNPVPAPNMGLDFFPERSRERVLSSENSSSQSSCSMSSIKAAPGMTNTVYKVTQGQDKKETSNSHLSPERRGGALTHSLHNQTAQGTRGSPNGTNHSPVTEHPSSGIGQSVGIDCSKSIPTEFHQPNVGGTTSKFQALGLYDHKSSLCNSSPKTQSPMPDNKHSAKQRTTSNPVLNKLTDLFLPPTKKDLLPPTEKDTSVFRRCPPHSTAFGGPDLSQTEPESEQTPPPPPPMLNRKDQKRMTLGHSKLDLVNHYNKMKSKQVYSRFELKNNN; encoded by the exons ATGATGAGCTCCGAGGCGCTCCGGCCGACACAGAACTCCGGGCGCAAAGCGCTTGGTAAACTCGCCAACAGGTTAGAGGAAGTGAAGAACCCATGGCGACAAGGCTCGACGCTCGAACTCAGCCACAACGAGGCGGCCAGGTTGGCAACAGACGCTCTGTTGGAGTCTGGGGAGAAGGAATACAGACGAGTTCTGACAGAGGAAAGGGAATTAAATTTTCTCTCGCCGCTTGAGATTCATTATATTACGGAGAATGCAGCCAAGAACTGTAGCTCCGACAACAGCTCAAATGGCACTGAGGGGGACatttgggagggggatacggtgTCGGAGCTTACCTCGGGGACCTATTTCCCAATGATGTCCGACGAAGAGCCACCTATGCTGGAACTAGGGTGGCCAGAAAACCCCCAACGATACGGACCCTCAGAAACACAGATCTATTTCCAAAGGGACAAGACTCACAATGTGAAAGACCTCATTCGGTCATTAATTAATAAAGCAAAAAGG GTCATAGCGTTGGTCATGGACCTCTTCACAGACGTTGATCTGCTGTGTGACTTGATGGAGGCCTCGAACAAGCGCAAGGTCCCTGTGTACATTCTCCTGGACGAGAAGAATCTCAACTACTTTGTTGACATGTGTGCAGCACTGGACATCCAGAACTCTCACCTGGGT AACATGAGAATCCGCAGTGTGTGTGGAGACACGTACTGCACTAAAAGTGGGAAGAAATTCACCGGGCAGGTCCAGGAAAAGTTTATGATTATAGACTGTGAGGAAGTCATCGCTGGGTCATACAG TTTCAGCTGGCTCTCAGCGCAGGTCCACAGCAACATGGTGATGCACTTCTCTGGGCAGATCACTGAGAGCTTCGACCGAGAATTCCGCTGCCTGTACGCTGACTCTCAGATCATTGACCGTTTCCATAACCCAGATGAAGAGGGTTCCATAACTCAGAACCCTCTCCCTTACtaccccaaccctgttcctgcgcCCAACATGGGGCTAGACTTCTTCCCCGAGAGGTCACGGGAGAGGGTTCTGAGTTCAGAGAACTCCAGCAGCCAATCCAGTTGCAGCATGTCCAGCATCAAGGCAGCACCCGGCATGACCAATACGGTTTACAAGGTCACTCAAGGTCAAGACAAGAAAGAGACCAGCAACTCTCACCTGagccctgagaggagaggaggggcacTAACTCACTCCCTTCATAATCAGACTGCCCAAGGCACGAGAGGCTCCCCCAATGGGACCAATCACAGCCCAGTTACAGAGCACCCTTCCTCTGGGATCGGCCAATCGGTCGGGATAGATTGTTCCAAGTCCATCCCCACAGAGTTCCACCAACCAAATGTTGGCGGAACAACGTCCAAGTTTCAGGCTCTTGGTTTATACGATCACAAGTCGAGCCTCTGCAACAGTAGCCCCAAGACACAGTCTCCAATGCCGGACAACAAACACTCTGCCAAGCAGAGGACCACCTCCAACCCCGTCCTCAACAAGCTCACCGACCTCTTCCTCCCCCCAACCAAGAAGGACCTCCTCCCCCCAACTGAGAAGGACACCTCCGTCTTCAGGAGGTGTCCTCCTCACAGTACAGCCTTTGGGGGGCCAGACCTCTCCCAGACAGAGCCGGAGAGCGAGCAGACTCCCCCTCCACCGCCCCCCATGTTAAACCGGAAGGACCAGAAACGCATGACCTTAGGCCACAGCAAACTAGACCTGGTCAACCACTACAACAAGATGAAGTCCAAACAGGTGTACAGCAGGTTTGAGTTAAAGAATAACAACTGA